AAAGCTGGAGAAATCAAAGGCTGCGAGCAAAGTGCACGGAAAGCACGCTACCAATTCTTTGAAGATAGTTGCCAAGACTACAATATTAAAAATATTCTACTTGGACATAATCTCAATGACCAAGCTGAAACAATCTTATTCAGGATCTTCAGAGGCACAAATACCAGTGGGCTGCAAGGTATCGCACAATCAAGGCAACATGGCAGTATAACTATCCATAGACCTCTTTTAGAACTTAGCAGGGAAATAATTACTCAATATGCGAAAACTCAGGGTTTAGATTTTGTTGAAGACGACAGCAATAACAATCTTGATTTTGCCAGAAATAGAATTCGCAACAATATTCTTCCGGAAGCTCTTAAAATCAACCCCAAGGCACTAGACAACATTGCTCAACTCGCTCAATTAACGACACTTGAACAAGTCTATATCAAAGAAGGATTTATACATGCTCAATCTCTGCTTAGCGAACCTGCTTGGAAACTAGAAGACTTTC
Above is a window of Cyanobacteriota bacterium DNA encoding:
- the tilS gene encoding tRNA lysidine(34) synthetase TilS is translated as MDLVESKLKQYLSQAQINGVVAIACSAGIDSMVLIESCRKNYPNDQIFCFHLDHSLRKDSKRAADFLEAYCKKHNIKYICKTLKAGEIKGCEQSARKARYQFFEDSCQDYNIKNILLGHNLNDQAETILFRIFRGTNTSGLQGIAQSRQHGSITIHRPLLELSREIITQYAKTQGLDFVEDDSNNNLDFARNRIRNNILPEALKINPKALDNIAQLAQLTTLEQVYIKEGFIHAQSLLSEPAWKLEDFRKLKPIMQRKLLEQYFTPNIAFVNDFMAAIAQGGFHRINFSKDKFFTIKQKEIHLELQLQI